The following coding sequences are from one Treponema parvum window:
- the ilvD gene encoding dihydroxy-acid dehydratase — protein sequence MKSENATKGVARAPHRSLFYAMGYTDEELSRPLVGVCCAKNEIIPGHFELDRIADAVKAGIRMAGGTPIEFPAIGVCDGIAMGHEGMKYSLVTRELIADSVECVVKAHQFDALVLIPNCDKVVPGMLMAAARLDLPTVFCSGGPMMPGRLPGHDSHNPYSGKNLSLSDMFEAVGALAAGKINECQLKEMENAACPGCGSCSGMFTANSMNCLTEVLGLGLPGNGTIPAVQGRRIALAKHAGMQVMEMYEKKITARRMMTAESFANALAADMALGCSSNTMLHVPAIAHEAGISIDLHDVNKISEHTPNLCHLAPAGHTFMNELDEAGGVQAVLAELAKKDLIKTDLITVTGKTIAENIKGVKNRDPEILRPIENPYSETGGIAVLFGNLAPDGTVVKRSACAPELMKHTGPARVFDDEAEAMEAVQKQRINPGDVVVIRYEGPRGGPGMREMLAVTAALAGQGLDKQVALITDGRFSGATRGASLGHCSPEAAVGGPIALVKEGDKITIDINAYKITLEVSDEELAKRRAEWKAPPPKVKEGYLSRYAKLVSSADKGAVLQ from the coding sequence ATGAAAAGCGAAAACGCTACCAAAGGTGTCGCGCGCGCTCCGCACCGCTCCCTTTTTTATGCGATGGGATATACAGATGAAGAACTCAGCCGTCCCTTAGTGGGAGTTTGCTGCGCAAAAAATGAAATAATACCCGGACACTTCGAACTGGACAGAATTGCCGACGCCGTAAAAGCGGGCATAAGAATGGCCGGAGGCACTCCCATAGAATTTCCTGCGATCGGAGTTTGCGACGGTATAGCGATGGGTCACGAAGGAATGAAATATTCTTTAGTCACCCGCGAGCTTATCGCAGATTCCGTGGAATGCGTAGTTAAAGCCCATCAGTTTGACGCCCTTGTGCTTATTCCCAACTGCGACAAGGTTGTGCCCGGAATGCTCATGGCGGCGGCTCGTCTCGATCTTCCTACCGTATTCTGCTCAGGCGGTCCTATGATGCCGGGACGTTTACCCGGTCATGATTCTCATAATCCGTATTCAGGAAAGAACTTAAGCCTAAGCGATATGTTTGAAGCGGTAGGCGCTCTTGCCGCGGGAAAAATAAACGAATGCCAGCTTAAGGAAATGGAAAACGCGGCTTGTCCCGGCTGCGGATCCTGTTCGGGAATGTTTACCGCAAACAGTATGAATTGCCTTACGGAAGTTTTGGGACTAGGTCTTCCGGGCAACGGAACGATTCCCGCCGTACAGGGAAGACGTATTGCGCTTGCAAAGCATGCGGGTATGCAGGTTATGGAGATGTACGAAAAAAAGATCACCGCAAGGCGCATGATGACGGCCGAAAGTTTTGCCAACGCCCTTGCCGCGGACATGGCGCTAGGTTGTTCCAGCAATACGATGCTTCACGTTCCGGCTATCGCCCATGAAGCGGGTATAAGTATCGATCTTCACGATGTAAATAAAATAAGCGAACACACGCCGAATTTGTGCCACTTGGCGCCCGCCGGTCATACGTTTATGAACGAGCTTGACGAGGCGGGAGGCGTTCAGGCGGTTCTTGCGGAATTGGCTAAAAAAGATCTCATAAAGACCGATTTGATAACCGTTACGGGAAAAACCATAGCGGAAAACATAAAGGGCGTTAAAAACCGTGATCCTGAAATTCTTCGTCCGATTGAAAATCCTTATTCCGAAACCGGCGGTATTGCGGTTTTGTTCGGAAACCTTGCGCCCGACGGGACAGTGGTAAAGCGATCCGCATGCGCGCCTGAACTTATGAAGCACACAGGGCCTGCGCGCGTATTTGACGACGAAGCCGAAGCTATGGAAGCGGTTCAAAAACAGCGCATTAATCCCGGAGATGTGGTTGTAATACGCTATGAAGGCCCCAGAGGAGGACCGGGAATGCGCGAAATGCTCGCCGTTACCGCGGCTCTTGCCGGTCAGGGGCTTGATAAACAGGTGGCGCTGATTACCGACGGCCGTTTTAGCGGAGCTACCCGCGGAGCTTCTTTGGGACATTGTTCGCCCGAAGCGGCCGTAGGAGGGCCCATAGCTTTGGTGAAGGAAGGCGATAAAATCACTATAGACATAAACGCTTATAAAATTACGCTTGAAGTAAGCGATGAAGAATTGGCAAAACGCCGCGCGGAATGGAAGGCTCCGCCTCCTAAGGTAAAAGAAGGCTATCTTTCTCGCTATGCTAAATTGGTGTCTTCCGCGGATAAGGGAGCCGTATTGCAATAA
- a CDS encoding BrnA antitoxin family protein, with protein sequence MKSIYSNPEKSVMEALDSAVLVADFLPSPSELVKKTTKEKITISIDSDCINFFKKEAKKNHTKYQTMMNEVLSQYAKHYAVN encoded by the coding sequence ATGAAAAGCATTTACAGTAACCCCGAGAAATCAGTAATGGAAGCATTGGATTCCGCCGTATTAGTGGCGGATTTTCTTCCTTCTCCATCAGAGCTTGTAAAAAAAACAACAAAAGAAAAAATAACAATTTCAATTGATTCTGATTGCATTAATTTTTTCAAGAAAGAAGCTAAGAAAAATCATACAAAATATCAGACTATGATGAATGAAGTACTTTCTCAATATGCAAAGCATTATGCTGTAAATTGA
- the vapC gene encoding PIN domain nuclease, which produces MIVADTSVWIDYVKGIDAPHTDILDHELICNRVVTGDIIITEFLQGFKNDREYLIAKQIMDNLEYRDFLGKEIAIQAANNYRKLRKQGVTVRKTIDVIIATFCIENGFPLIHNDKDFDPMEEILGLIVKK; this is translated from the coding sequence ATGATTGTCGCAGATACATCAGTCTGGATTGATTATGTAAAAGGGATTGATGCGCCTCATACCGATATTTTAGATCATGAATTAATCTGCAACAGGGTAGTAACCGGTGATATAATAATAACTGAATTTTTACAGGGCTTTAAAAACGACAGAGAATACCTCATAGCAAAGCAAATTATGGACAATCTGGAATACAGAGATTTTCTTGGAAAAGAAATTGCAATACAAGCTGCAAATAATTATAGGAAGTTAAGAAAGCAAGGCGTCACGGTAAGAAAAACAATAGACGTTATAATTGCAACATTTTGTATAGAAAACGGATTTCCGTTAATACACAATGACAAAGATTTTGATCCGATGGAAGAAATTTTAGGATTGATCGTTAAAAAGTGA
- a CDS encoding type II toxin-antitoxin system VapB family antitoxin has product MRTNIVIDDTLMAEALDVSGYKTKKETVEEALKLLITLKNQAKIRSFRGKLFWDGDLEKMRLDK; this is encoded by the coding sequence ATGAGAACAAATATTGTTATCGATGACACCTTAATGGCCGAGGCTTTGGATGTTTCCGGCTATAAAACAAAAAAAGAAACGGTTGAAGAAGCTTTAAAACTTTTGATAACGTTAAAAAATCAGGCAAAAATAAGAAGTTTTCGAGGGAAACTATTCTGGGACGGTGATTTGGAAAAAATGAGGCTTGATAAATGA
- the infC gene encoding translation initiation factor IF-3 yields MADNKGLRVNEMIRVREVRLIDDEGNQKGIVPTLEALRMAKERELDLVEVAPTANPPVCKILNFGKYRFEQEKKLRDSKKNQKVLKLKEIRMQPKIGTGDLDTKVKHIQEFLDEGNKVKVTIRFRGRELAHTELGFDVLKEVLKRLTSAYTIEKPAAMEGKFMSMTISGKAKN; encoded by the coding sequence TTGGCAGACAATAAGGGATTACGGGTCAACGAAATGATCCGTGTACGTGAGGTCAGATTAATAGACGACGAGGGCAACCAGAAAGGGATCGTTCCTACGCTGGAAGCGCTTAGAATGGCTAAAGAAAGAGAGCTCGACCTTGTTGAAGTTGCTCCAACGGCAAATCCGCCGGTATGTAAAATACTTAATTTCGGCAAATACCGGTTTGAACAGGAGAAAAAGCTCCGTGACTCCAAGAAAAACCAAAAGGTATTAAAACTCAAGGAAATTCGTATGCAACCCAAAATCGGTACGGGTGACCTTGATACAAAAGTCAAACATATACAGGAATTCTTAGACGAGGGAAATAAGGTAAAGGTGACCATCCGCTTTCGCGGGCGCGAACTCGCCCACACGGAACTCGGCTTTGATGTACTGAAAGAAGTTTTGAAAAGGCTTACTTCGGCGTATACCATCGAAAAACCTGCCGCAATGGAAGGCAAATTTATGTCGATGACAATTTCAGGAAAAGCCAAAAACTAA
- the rpmI gene encoding 50S ribosomal protein L35 has protein sequence MPKMKTKKSASGRFSLTSSGKVKYKKMNLRHILTKRSPKRKRQLRAAGILSEADAKKVRKQMLPYG, from the coding sequence ATGCCTAAGATGAAGACAAAGAAATCCGCCTCCGGTCGGTTTTCACTTACAAGCTCCGGTAAGGTAAAGTACAAAAAGATGAACCTTCGTCATATTTTGACAAAGCGTTCTCCAAAGCGCAAAAGACAGCTGCGCGCAGCCGGAATTCTTTCTGAAGCCGATGCAAAGAAAGTCCGTAAACAGATGCTGCCCTACGGTTAA
- the rplT gene encoding 50S ribosomal protein L20: MSRAIDGTKRKNRRVKILKLAKGFRGRRATNYKAAKDAVTKALTHAYVDRRDRKGSFRRLWIARINAAVRDEGLSYSRFMDGLNKAGIILNRKALSNMAIEDPAAFKSVVESAKKALQA; the protein is encoded by the coding sequence ATGTCGAGAGCAATAGACGGAACAAAACGTAAAAACCGCCGCGTCAAAATCCTAAAACTTGCAAAGGGATTCAGAGGACGCAGAGCAACAAACTATAAGGCTGCGAAAGACGCCGTTACAAAGGCGCTGACTCACGCTTATGTCGATCGCCGTGACCGCAAGGGCTCTTTCCGCCGCTTGTGGATAGCGCGTATAAACGCGGCAGTCCGAGACGAAGGCTTGAGCTATTCGCGCTTTATGGACGGATTGAATAAGGCCGGAATCATATTGAACCGCAAGGCCTTGTCCAATATGGCAATAGAAGATCCCGCGGCTTTTAAATCGGTCGTAGAATCCGCCAAAAAGGCGCTGCAGGCGTAA
- a CDS encoding cell division protein ZapB, whose translation MISLDQVLLLEEKVESAVQKIAQLNQENDALRTKCTELTKALSEKTEQLSSFITDQSKIEEGILKALERLNSVENSVLKTASLTRKIISEDPAAAVSPVQTQRQSAQQDGGKEIGMHETSEKLPAEQEKTHSAPENRSANQVPQDKLFDLPSQETDEDQSMPTIGENGQFDIF comes from the coding sequence ATGATCTCCCTCGATCAAGTTTTGCTTTTGGAAGAAAAAGTTGAAAGCGCTGTGCAAAAAATCGCGCAGCTTAATCAGGAAAATGATGCTTTGCGTACAAAGTGCACAGAGCTCACAAAAGCACTTTCCGAAAAAACGGAGCAGCTTTCATCTTTTATTACAGATCAAAGCAAGATCGAGGAAGGAATTTTAAAAGCGTTGGAGAGACTCAATTCGGTAGAAAATTCCGTATTAAAGACGGCCTCTCTGACGCGCAAAATAATATCCGAAGATCCTGCGGCAGCCGTTTCGCCCGTGCAAACTCAACGGCAGAGTGCACAACAAGACGGCGGTAAAGAAATCGGAATGCATGAAACATCCGAAAAGCTCCCCGCAGAACAGGAAAAAACACACTCCGCTCCGGAAAACAGGAGCGCAAACCAAGTTCCACAGGACAAGTTGTTCGACCTTCCGTCTCAAGAGACGGATGAAGATCAGTCTATGCCTACGATAGGTGAGAACGGTCAATTTGACATATTTTAA
- a CDS encoding cell division protein ZapA translates to MGTLKIDILGSSFTIQAKEDDEYLKKLLSYYKRIADEIEENAGLKDQLQTAILTGIMICDELYKEKSKIARFSKNSLNSDDEAERLTLAMIQKIDKALQK, encoded by the coding sequence ATGGGAACGTTAAAAATAGACATCCTTGGATCTTCTTTTACCATACAGGCAAAAGAAGACGATGAATATTTAAAAAAACTTTTATCGTATTACAAACGAATAGCGGACGAAATAGAAGAAAATGCGGGACTCAAAGACCAATTGCAGACGGCCATACTCACAGGAATTATGATCTGCGACGAGTTATACAAAGAAAAATCCAAAATTGCAAGATTTTCCAAAAACAGCTTGAATTCGGACGACGAAGCCGAAAGGCTTACCCTCGCAATGATACAAAAAATCGATAAAGCTCTTCAAAAATGA
- a CDS encoding YaiI/YqxD family protein, translating into MTVWVDADSCPRLVRNYLIRYTKKFNIPIIFAANRQIPQPSSHPLFKMIICGEAKDSADNYITSNAEAQDIVITRDILLADRLVKKSVTVLNDRGTVYSKENIGRRLSERNLSLQFSQFGLIEHKKNNYGKEEFSKFAAGFDKEIQKLLKKAAVSEKPTQSVR; encoded by the coding sequence ATGACAGTATGGGTCGATGCGGATTCATGCCCGCGCTTGGTCCGGAATTATCTTATCCGTTACACAAAAAAATTTAACATTCCCATAATTTTTGCGGCAAACCGCCAAATACCGCAGCCGAGTTCTCACCCGCTTTTTAAAATGATAATATGCGGCGAAGCAAAAGACTCTGCGGACAACTATATAACATCGAACGCTGAGGCGCAGGACATTGTAATAACGCGCGACATTCTTCTTGCGGACAGGCTGGTAAAAAAAAGCGTTACCGTGTTAAATGACAGGGGAACGGTTTACAGCAAAGAAAACATAGGCCGAAGGCTTTCGGAAAGGAATTTAAGTCTTCAGTTTTCACAGTTTGGACTCATCGAACACAAAAAAAACAATTACGGTAAAGAAGAATTTTCAAAATTCGCGGCCGGTTTTGATAAAGAAATTCAAAAACTGCTTAAAAAAGCCGCCGTGAGCGAAAAACCGACGCAATCAGTGCGATAA
- a CDS encoding HD domain-containing phosphohydrolase: MVKNTKAKKLQSIIEVVRRFSRIQDLDVLFEHILTEARKIVNADAGSVYFVIGNHLHIKYAQNDTVAKRTAGGKIPYTYFSFPIDDKSMSGYVALTGKELNIKDAYSIPSDLPYSFNSGTDMVTEYRTRSVYTIPLKSSMGKVIGVLQMINAKDENSNVIPFGRDAKLYLSQFVSSAAQVLEHTSLSDEMIRRMLLMASFRDPKETYRHVERVSRFSVEIYDCWAQNHNVPPTERVHFRDNLRIAAKFHDIGKIGIPDMILKKTYPRLEIDERSIIMGHTCLGAKLFEKGNTETDKMSYEVTLHHHERWDGGESGYPGQVNLDDFVIGKPIPPAKHLKGKKIPLAARIVAVADVFDALSHKRSYKEAWSVEDAIEEIKKSSGSHFDPEVVDAFLQVQDRILSIYRLHPDED; encoded by the coding sequence ATGGTTAAAAATACCAAAGCAAAAAAGTTACAAAGCATTATTGAAGTTGTCAGGCGGTTTTCCCGCATACAGGATTTGGACGTATTGTTCGAACATATTTTGACGGAAGCGCGTAAAATAGTGAATGCGGACGCCGGGTCCGTGTATTTTGTTATAGGAAATCATCTGCACATTAAATATGCGCAAAACGATACCGTTGCAAAGCGTACTGCCGGCGGAAAAATTCCTTACACGTATTTTTCTTTTCCGATAGACGATAAATCAATGTCCGGCTATGTAGCCCTCACCGGAAAAGAATTGAATATTAAAGACGCTTATAGTATTCCTTCCGATCTCCCTTATTCGTTCAACTCCGGTACCGATATGGTGACGGAGTACAGAACTCGTTCCGTCTACACGATTCCTCTGAAGTCTTCGATGGGAAAGGTCATTGGCGTTTTGCAGATGATAAATGCGAAGGATGAAAATTCCAATGTCATACCTTTCGGGAGGGACGCGAAACTTTACCTTTCTCAGTTTGTTTCAAGCGCTGCTCAGGTTTTGGAACACACATCTTTATCGGACGAAATGATCCGCAGAATGCTTTTGATGGCTTCGTTCCGCGATCCTAAAGAGACGTACAGACATGTTGAAAGAGTTTCCCGCTTTTCGGTTGAAATTTATGACTGCTGGGCTCAAAATCATAATGTGCCTCCTACGGAAAGGGTGCATTTCCGCGATAACCTTCGCATTGCGGCGAAATTTCACGATATCGGAAAGATCGGCATTCCCGATATGATCTTAAAAAAGACTTATCCCAGGCTTGAAATCGACGAGCGTTCCATAATAATGGGACATACGTGTTTGGGCGCTAAACTGTTTGAAAAAGGAAATACCGAAACCGATAAGATGTCTTACGAAGTTACTCTGCATCACCATGAAAGGTGGGACGGCGGAGAAAGCGGATACCCAGGGCAGGTAAATCTTGACGATTTTGTCATAGGTAAGCCCATTCCGCCGGCAAAACATTTAAAGGGCAAAAAAATTCCTTTAGCCGCCAGAATAGTCGCAGTCGCCGATGTGTTTGACGCTCTGAGTCACAAAAGATCCTATAAGGAAGCGTGGAGCGTGGAAGACGCCATAGAAGAAATTAAAAAGAGTTCCGGCTCTCACTTTGATCCTGAGGTAGTCGACGCGTTTTTGCAGGTTCAGGATCGCATACTTTCGATCTATCGCTTGCATCCGGACGAGGATTAA
- a CDS encoding RsmB/NOP family class I SAM-dependent RNA methyltransferase: MSKKIREKEKLRGESGFEAFYSGLFAERWPALKEALCGSPRYAEWNAGGEKTYFLDAGSVAAAAALPLKGAKNILDLCAAPGGKALVLASLMDGDARLTANDRSVSRKQRLLKVCLDSLPQSVYERVSIVCSDGAKWCVKRSEYFDRILLDAPCSSERHIISDSKYLLEWSPSRIRTLAIEQWALLSSAYRVLSPGGFLLYSTCSLSSYENDDIIDRLLTKFPQAKAVFQGEKQPPPLIDAIKKFTRADMPSAEPSKYGFHILPDRQNGAGPLFFALIQKPELI; this comes from the coding sequence GTGAGCAAAAAAATACGGGAAAAAGAAAAGTTACGCGGAGAATCGGGCTTTGAAGCGTTCTACTCAGGTCTGTTTGCCGAAAGATGGCCGGCTTTAAAAGAAGCTCTTTGCGGATCCCCGCGCTACGCGGAATGGAATGCCGGCGGTGAAAAAACTTATTTTCTTGACGCGGGAAGCGTAGCCGCCGCAGCAGCCCTGCCGCTTAAAGGAGCTAAAAACATACTTGACTTATGCGCCGCTCCGGGCGGAAAAGCCTTGGTGCTTGCTTCTCTCATGGACGGTGACGCAAGGCTTACGGCGAACGACCGTTCCGTTTCAAGAAAACAAAGGCTTCTAAAAGTGTGCCTTGACTCTTTGCCGCAAAGCGTGTATGAAAGGGTGTCGATCGTGTGCAGCGACGGCGCAAAATGGTGCGTAAAACGATCCGAATATTTTGACCGTATTTTGCTTGACGCTCCCTGTTCTTCTGAGCGTCATATCATTTCCGATTCAAAGTATCTTCTCGAGTGGTCGCCTTCGCGTATAAGGACACTGGCGATCGAACAGTGGGCATTGCTTTCTTCGGCATACCGTGTGCTTTCTCCTGGAGGATTTTTGCTTTATTCCACTTGTTCTCTGTCTTCTTATGAAAACGACGATATAATAGACCGCCTTTTGACAAAATTTCCGCAAGCCAAGGCCGTTTTTCAAGGCGAAAAGCAGCCGCCGCCTTTGATAGATGCCATAAAGAAATTTACCCGTGCGGACATGCCTTCGGCGGAGCCTTCAAAATACGGGTTTCATATTCTTCCCGACAGACAAAACGGCGCGGGCCCCTTGTTTTTTGCACTTATTCAAAAGCCGGAACTTATTTAA
- a CDS encoding glycoside hydrolase family 3 N-terminal domain-containing protein: MKKTKVFLSVFIFTACCVFLSCRQNSASLSKKERFARASANKTQAALIEIQKKQDEAVRSYISSLPEEQKISQLFLVNIVGSDKFFPVERSASVYDKGGERYLVPGGCLFFSYNIAHSPEKIIAFNDSIRDFCVKNNIVPPFSALDQEGGAVSRLRGIAGPLPSNKRVRERLSVEKAYRLYFLQGMQMKELGFHMNLAPVAEPENDENRLFLGDRSYGGVADVIAYGTAALNGFENGGVGCILKHFPGNTSTDPHSGLPEITWNKAELKKNALIPFGRLVMRQPSGVLMTHARFASFDAHDADAHDAKNPACLSSYWISEVLRAGLGHEGIVVSDDIFMDALQKNGFPPEKAAVMAVKAGIDCIMISEKRFAPFAGILIRETQKDSEFRRRVDEAVKRMINWKIKKNILCVCCDEGGNYFVRAHLPESAEKRLKRFSAARSENIEIYRQEFLLSQDKSFASGSESAGIKM; this comes from the coding sequence ATGAAAAAAACAAAAGTTTTTTTGTCCGTTTTTATTTTTACAGCTTGCTGCGTTTTTTTGTCATGCCGCCAAAATTCGGCTTCATTGTCTAAAAAGGAGCGTTTTGCACGCGCTTCTGCGAATAAAACGCAGGCGGCTCTCATTGAAATTCAAAAAAAACAAGACGAAGCCGTTCGCTCATATATATCGTCCTTGCCGGAAGAGCAAAAAATTTCCCAACTTTTTCTTGTGAATATTGTCGGAAGCGATAAATTTTTTCCGGTCGAGCGTTCCGCTTCCGTTTACGATAAAGGCGGAGAGCGCTATCTTGTTCCCGGAGGCTGCCTGTTTTTTTCTTACAATATCGCGCATTCGCCTGAAAAGATTATCGCATTTAACGACTCTATCCGGGATTTTTGTGTAAAAAACAATATAGTTCCTCCGTTTTCGGCCTTGGATCAGGAAGGCGGCGCGGTAAGCCGTCTTCGCGGTATTGCAGGTCCTCTCCCTTCGAACAAACGCGTCCGTGAACGTCTAAGCGTAGAAAAAGCGTATCGCTTGTATTTTTTGCAAGGCATGCAGATGAAGGAATTGGGATTTCATATGAACCTTGCGCCCGTGGCGGAACCTGAAAACGATGAAAACCGGCTTTTTTTAGGCGACCGCAGTTACGGCGGCGTCGCAGATGTGATCGCCTACGGCACGGCAGCCTTAAACGGCTTTGAAAACGGCGGCGTCGGCTGCATTTTAAAGCATTTTCCGGGGAATACGAGTACGGATCCTCATTCGGGGCTGCCTGAAATTACATGGAACAAGGCAGAGCTTAAAAAAAATGCTCTTATTCCGTTCGGGAGGCTTGTTATGAGACAGCCTTCCGGCGTATTGATGACACATGCAAGATTCGCTTCTTTTGATGCTCATGATGCTGACGCTCATGATGCGAAAAATCCTGCCTGCCTGTCGTCTTATTGGATAAGCGAAGTTTTGCGCGCCGGTCTGGGACATGAAGGAATAGTTGTCTCCGACGATATTTTTATGGACGCTTTGCAGAAAAACGGATTTCCGCCTGAAAAAGCGGCGGTTATGGCTGTAAAAGCCGGCATAGACTGTATTATGATTTCAGAAAAACGCTTTGCGCCTTTTGCAGGCATACTTATAAGGGAAACCCAAAAAGATTCTGAATTCCGCCGCCGCGTAGACGAAGCCGTAAAACGTATGATAAATTGGAAAATCAAAAAGAACATACTGTGCGTTTGCTGTGATGAAGGCGGGAATTATTTTGTGCGTGCACATCTTCCCGAATCCGCGGAAAAACGCTTGAAGCGTTTTTCCGCGGCCCGTTCTGAAAACATTGAAATTTACAGGCAGGAATTTTTACTTTCACAGGACAAGAGTTTTGCTTCCGGAAGTGAAAGCGCGGGGATAAAAATGTGA
- a CDS encoding TRAP transporter large permease subunit: MLHKIEDKTTQILVGLLAVLPLVFKVFQDGFHIAVSDADSVLVNLVFLFFCFSGIITWQSGRHLSLASLLGKAPDKIRAVFFQVRACAISFVITALFFDSFCQMVNPEQLSNTAWGIPLKIFFAFLPLCYFGIEVFCLKEKEGRLASVLGIFFGFFVALGPFTGILYYLFGVQNAPALYKLNDLWLSFSETAFIPAILFFILLAFIGLPLFIVISGITYVAFSQAGGYVDVIPLETYRILTDKSVAAIPLFTIAGYILSQGSAGKRFVALFNAAFGWFRGGTVVAAVIVMAFFTTFTGVSGVTVLALGALLSLILTESGYTKERAESLITSCGALGLLFPPSVAIIMYATVNYFSVDVIHLFVASLFPGFLMSFAMIVLGIFFDRRKSRPAFSFSKIFQAVKECIWELLLPLIICVGYFSGFFDLFQIASFSVLYAFCLAAFIRKDFTFSSTCSIVGDSIPVSGGVLFILGAAAGLSYFMLDADVPNLLASAITKYVANKYVFLILMNLLLLAVGCLMDIYSAILIVSPLLIPLAESFGITPLQSGVIFLMNLSIGFLTPPVGMDLFIASYTFKKPIGKVVKGILPFLAVQLFVLVLVTYVPWFTHAFVK, translated from the coding sequence TTGCTGCATAAGATTGAAGACAAGACTACGCAAATACTGGTTGGACTTCTTGCTGTACTGCCTTTGGTTTTTAAAGTTTTCCAAGACGGATTTCATATTGCCGTTTCTGATGCCGACTCCGTTCTCGTAAATCTTGTTTTTTTGTTTTTTTGTTTTTCAGGGATTATCACATGGCAATCTGGGCGTCATCTTAGTCTTGCTTCTCTTTTAGGAAAAGCACCCGATAAGATACGGGCCGTTTTTTTTCAGGTAAGAGCTTGCGCGATCTCGTTTGTGATAACCGCCTTGTTTTTCGATTCTTTTTGCCAGATGGTAAATCCCGAACAGCTTTCAAACACTGCGTGGGGAATTCCTTTAAAAATCTTTTTTGCTTTTTTGCCTCTCTGTTATTTTGGAATCGAAGTCTTTTGTCTTAAAGAAAAAGAAGGCCGCCTTGCCTCCGTTTTAGGGATTTTTTTTGGATTTTTTGTCGCACTGGGGCCTTTTACAGGAATTTTGTATTACCTTTTCGGCGTCCAAAACGCTCCGGCCTTATATAAGTTAAACGATCTTTGGCTTTCGTTTTCGGAAACGGCCTTTATACCGGCGATCTTGTTTTTTATTTTGCTCGCGTTTATAGGACTTCCGCTTTTTATTGTCATAAGCGGCATAACGTATGTCGCTTTTTCTCAGGCGGGCGGATATGTGGACGTGATTCCGCTTGAAACTTACAGGATCCTTACCGACAAAAGTGTTGCGGCAATTCCCTTGTTTACCATAGCGGGATATATTCTTTCTCAAGGAAGCGCCGGCAAAAGATTTGTCGCCCTTTTTAACGCTGCGTTCGGCTGGTTCCGCGGAGGAACAGTAGTTGCAGCCGTAATAGTCATGGCGTTTTTTACCACTTTTACGGGCGTGTCCGGCGTTACCGTTTTGGCCTTGGGCGCACTTTTGTCGCTCATCCTTACCGAATCGGGTTATACGAAAGAGAGGGCGGAATCCCTGATCACTTCTTGCGGAGCGTTGGGGCTTCTTTTTCCGCCCAGCGTGGCGATAATCATGTACGCAACGGTCAATTATTTTTCGGTTGACGTTATACATTTGTTTGTGGCGTCGCTGTTCCCAGGCTTCCTAATGTCGTTTGCCATGATAGTGCTTGGAATTTTTTTTGACCGCCGCAAAAGCCGTCCCGCGTTCTCCTTTTCAAAGATATTTCAGGCCGTAAAAGAATGTATTTGGGAACTGCTTTTGCCCCTGATCATATGCGTAGGATACTTTTCCGGTTTTTTCGATTTGTTTCAGATCGCCTCATTCAGCGTGCTGTATGCCTTTTGTCTTGCCGCGTTTATCAGAAAAGATTTTACTTTTTCGAGTACATGTTCCATAGTCGGTGACAGCATTCCCGTTTCAGGCGGAGTTCTGTTTATTTTAGGAGCCGCCGCGGGACTTTCATATTTTATGCTTGACGCGGACGTCCCGAACCTTCTTGCGTCGGCCATAACGAAATACGTGGCGAACAAATATGTTTTTCTCATATTGATGAATCTTTTGCTGCTTGCGGTAGGCTGCCTTATGGACATATATTCGGCGATACTCATTGTTTCCCCGCTTTTAATTCCGCTTGCGGAATCTTTCGGCATTACGCCGCTGCAGTCAGGCGTAATATTCTTGATGAATCTTTCAATAGGATTTTTAACGCCCCCCGTCGGCATGGATCTTTTTATAGCCTCCTATACTTTTAAAAAACCCATAGGCAAGGTTGTAAAGGGAATTTTGCCCTTTCTCGCCGTACAGCTTTTTGTCTTAGTCCTTGTGACCTATGTTCCTTGGTTTACCCATGCCTTTGTAAAATAG